GGTGCATATAGTTGGTGGAGCCAGCGCTTTCCGAGTGTGCGGCTCAACAACAAAGGCTGGCGCATCGATTACATTTCTGTAACCGGCAATCTGGCGCCCCGCATCAAAGCCGCCGCTATTTACCCCGATGTAAAACACAGCGACCACTGCCCTGTGTATGTGGAGCTGGGTAAATGATCGGACGCGGATTTTTACGGATGGATACAGGATTTGCGCTGATGAATTATGTCTGAATTGATTCGCCGCAGATTCACGGATTATTCGGTTTTAAATTCACTCTGCAAAAACTTCGTGTTCCTTTGTGCCTTCTTAGCGCCTTGGTGGTTCAAAAATCTCCGTATTGGGACGCGGATTTTTACGGATGGATACAGGTTTTGCGCTGATGAATTATGTTTGGATTGATGCGCCGCAGATTCACGGGCTATTCGGTTTTAAATTCACTCTGCAAAAACTTCGTGTTCCTTTGTGCCTTCTTAGCGCCTTGGTGGTTCAAAAATCTCCGTATTCGGCAAGTGCAATAAATACTCTCTCTTAAGCACATTTGTATTTCTATGCTCATTTATAACGTCACCACCAAAGTAACCTGGGCCATCCACCAAGACTGGCTGCAGTGGATGCAACAGGTACACATACCCGAAGTAATGGCCACGGGCTGCTTTAACCGTTTTCAAATGGTACGACTATTGGAAACCGAGGACGAAGACGGCCCTACCTACGCCGTTCAGTACCACGCCGACAGCCACCAGCAATACGATACTTACATAGAAGTACATGCGCCTGCACTGCGCCAAAGCAGCATGGAAAAATGGGGCAACCAGTTTATTTCCTTCCGCAGTTTGATGGAAATTGTGGCCTGATTGTGGAAAAGAATCAGCAGGGCTTTTTCGTTTTTGTAAATAGCATATGCCCTGAAACCTGCGCCAGCACTGCATTTCGTGAAACAAAACGCCGAAACCCTTGCCAGACAAGCATTTCAGCGTTTTTTGCTTTTTTTTGCCTCTAATTTTCATGACCACCAAAATCGGCGCAAACCCAATACTGACAAGGGTTTACGCAAACTAAATGTTGATAACTCAGGGTATTGGCGGATAGTGGTACCTTCTATATTTGTTGCAGACAATTAAAAACTCATTTTATGAACAAAGCTGATTTGATTGCCAAGATTGCTGAAGACGCAGGTATCGCCAAAACACAGGCTAGCGCCGCTCTGGATTCTTTTGTAGAAGCCATCACTAAAACTCTGAAGAAAGGTGACAAAGTAACCCTGGTTGGTTTCGGTACTTTCTCAGTTTCTAAGCGTGCCGCCCGTACAGGTCGTAACCCACAAACTGGTGAAACCATCAAGATCAAGGCTAAAAAAGTTGCCCGCTTCAAGCCAGGCAAAGAGCTTTCTGAAAAGATCTAATTTTACGCTGACCTACAGCAAAAAGCAGGGTGTGCAAACGCCCTGCTTTTTTATTTGGGTTGTATCAGCCTATATTTGCCGCTCTAATAAAATCAATCAACTATGGGAAGAGGTGATAAAAAAACCAAGAAGGGCAAGATCTTCAAAGGCTCTTTTGGTAAGTCTCGCTTGGCACGTCCTACACAAAACAAAAGTGTAGCGGTGTTGAAAAAAGCAGAAGCGTAATCTACAGGATACGCCCCGAAAAATTAAAAGCAACAGTGTTTACTGTTGCTTTTTTGTTGCGCCATGGTTGCCCGCAGCGCCGCTATCTGTAGCTGCTTATTTACTCACCAAAGTGCCCACCTGTTCGCCCATCACCACTTTTTTCAGGTTGCCGGGCGTGTTCATGTCAAATACAATAATGGGCAGGTTATTTTCCATACACAGCGTAAACGCCGTCATATCCATCACTTTCAGGTTTTTGCTGATGCATTCCTGATAGCTGATTTGCTCGTATTTGGTAGCGGTTGGATCTTTCTCAGGATCGGCGGTGTAAATACCATCTACCCGGGTGCCTTTCAAAATTACTTCGGCTTTAATCTCAATGGCCCTGAGTGAACCCGCAGTATCCGTGGTGAAATAGGGGTTGCCGGTACCGGCACCAAAAATTACGACCCGGCCTTTTTCGAGGTGACGCATGGCCCTGCGGCGGATGTATGGTTCTGCCACCGATTCCATTTTGATGGCGCTTTGCAAACGGGTATACACACCGGCTTTTTCCATGGCACTCTGGATGGCCATACCATTGATAACGGTAGCCAGCATGCCCATGTAATCTCCTTGTGCACGTTCGATGCCAGTGTCGGCTTCATTCATGCCGCGGTAAATATTGCCGCCGCCAATTACAATGGCCACTTCTACACCTTCCGCCACTATGGACTTGATTTCTGCAGCGTATTGCGCCAGCACTTTAGGATCGAGGCCAAAAGCATTGTCGCCCATCAGCGACTCACCAGAAAGTTTGAGCAATACCCGTTTGAATTTAGCTGCCATGTGTCGGTAATTTTTACGTAGAAAGTGGCGCAAAGAACCTGAAAAAAAGCGGACAGCAAAAAGGAAATCGACTGTACACAACAAAGCCACTCCAATGGAGCGGCTCCTGCAAAATTGAGTCGGGATGACTGGATTCGAACCAGCGACCCCTTCGTCCCGAACGAAGTGCGCTACCGGGCTGCGCTACATCCCGAATGAGATAGCAAAAGTACAGCAGCTATAAAAAAACGCCGGCATTTTTTATGCGCCGGCGTTTGTTGTAATGGCTAATAATGTGCAGCAATATCAATACGTTATCACTTGCTCTTCGATGACTGCAGGTAGTTCCCTCCATTGGTACAGCTGGTTGCGCAGCTGCGGCTCAAAACCAGCTTCGGCAATGGCTTCCTGAATGCTCTTGTACGTAAATCGGTGTGGCGCACCGGCTGCACTCACCACATTTTCTTCGAGCATAATGCTGCCAAAATCGTTGGCACCGGCATGCAGGCTCATTTGTGCTACGGCCTTACCCACCGTGAGCCAGCTGGCTTGAATGTTGGTAATGTTCGGCAGGAAAATGCGGCTGATGGCAATCATGCGTACATACTCTTCGCTGGTGGTAAGGTTGTGTACGCCACGTATGCGGGTAAGCAGGGTATCTACATCCTGGAAGGTCCACGGAATGAATGCGGTGAAACCATAGCTGCCTTCCGGTTTACGGCTTTGCACTTCCCGTAATTTTTCCAAATGTTCAAAGCGTTCCCGCAGGGTTTCTACGTGGCCAAACATCATGGTACCACTGGTAGCCATGTTGAGCTTGTGGGCTTCGTGCATTACATCCAGCCATTCTTGCGCACCACATTTACCCTTGCTGATGAGGCGACGCACCCTGTCGACCAGTATTTCGGCACCGGCACCGGGCAGGCTGTCCATACCCGCATCCTGCAAGGCTTTCAGCACTTCGGCATGGGTACTTTTTTCCAGCTTGGTAATGTGTGCCACTTCGGGTGGCCCGAGGGCATGCAGGCGGATATCGGGAAACTCCGCCTTGATGTCACGAAACGTATCGACATAATACTTTAGGCCCAGCTCCGGATGGTGGCCGCCTTGCAGCAACAGCTGATCGCCACCCCACTGAATGGTTTCCGCAATTTTTTTGCGGTAGGTATCCATGTCGGTAATGTAGGCTTCGGCATGACCGGGAATGCGGTAGAAATTGCAAAACTTACAGTTGGCAATGCACACGTTGGTGGTGTTTACATTGCGGTCTATTTGCCAGGTTACTTTGCCATGCGGCACTTTTTGGCGGCGCAGGGTATCGGCCACGGCCATGAGCTCTGCCAGCGGTGCATGCTCAAACAAAAACATGCCTTCTTCAATGGTCAAAAATTCAGACCGAAGGGCTTTGTCGTATAAAGTAGGTAAATCAAACATGATGACTGTATAACAAATTTGACGCTGCACTGTTGAAGCATGCAGCGAAGGTGAGCAAAAGTAAGCCTTCATACACGAATAGGACAGTTGGCTTCGCAAAGCCAGCATTTGCCCTTAAATTGAGCCTGAATGATTGCGGACACTACCTTAGAAAGAAGCCTTTTACAACGGCTGCTCACAGCTATACTTGGGCTCTGTTGCAGCTTGCTGCTGCAGGGCCAGCCAGCAACAGCTCCTGCCAAACTGCTCACCATATTCCGTTTTGAGCAAATGACCGGTGGTGTCGTTATTTTGAAAGCCGGCCTCGACAATCATCAGGATTCCCTCAATTTTATTTTAGATACCGGCAGCGGTGGCATATCGCTGGATACTGCTACCTGTGTACGCCTGGGCTTAGCCATGACGCCATCCGACAAAACAATAAAGGGTATTGCCGGTATTAAGCAGGTATCGTTTGCCTACAATCATACCCTGCATTTGCCCGGGCTGAGTGTGCCCCATCTCAATTTTCACATCAACGATTATGAACTGCTGACCGGCGTGTATATGGGCTGCGCATTGATGGCATTATCGGGTACAGCCTGCTATCCCGCTATATCGTGATGCTCGATTATGATACGCATCTCATGAAGATTTACAGCCAGGGCAGCATTAAGTATCCCGAAAAAGGCTTTTTGCTCAAACCTACCATTGCCGGCTTGCCCATACAACCGGCCGAGGTATTCGATAAAACCAAACTCCGCAGCCGTTTTTACTTCGATACCGGTGCAGGGCTCAACCTCCTTTTTTCATCGGCCTATGTAAAAGACAGCAGCCTGATACCCGCCGACCGCAAACGTTACGCCACCATTGCCGAAGGACTGGGCGGCAAACGGGAAATGGAAATGACGGTGCTCAAAAAATTCAGGCTCGGGCCGCATGTGTTTCGCAATGTGCCGGTGTATGTGTTTGAAGACATCTACAACGTAACGGCCTACCCACAACTGGGCGGGCTGATTGGCAACGATATTTTGCGCCGGTTCAATGTGATTTTCAACTACGAAAAAGGAGAATTTCACCTGTTGCCCAACAGCCATTTTCACGATGCTTTTGACTACTCCTATACCGGGCTCGGTATTTTTCAGCAAAACAACCTGATACTGGTAAGCGATGTAATACCCGGATCGCCGGCTGCAAAAGCAGGACTGGCAGAAAATGATATTGTAGTGGCCGTTGAAAACAATTTGAGCAACAACCTGCAGACCTACAAGCAAATACTGATGCAATCGGGCAAGCGGGTACGGTTGGTGCTGGCCCGCAACAACGAGGTTTTTGAAACCACTTTACACATTCATTCCATTCGTAAAAAAATGAGCGGGACCAAAGGGGTACTTTCCAAATAGCCGGCCAATTAGCGCTGCTCACCTTTGGCCTGTCTTTCTTTACCGAAACTTAAGGTGGACAGATGCCGTAACCCTGTACTTTTGCGGCAAATTTTTCGCATACATGAAAAGACTTTTACCCTTATTGATGCTCTTGGTTTCGGCCGGTGCATTGGCGCAGGTAAGCATTACCAGCCTTGGTACCGCTTACACGCAAGACTTCAACACACTGGACAACAGCGCTACTACCGCTTCGGCGCTGGCACTGCCTACGGGCTGGTTGCTGCAAGAAACACAAGGCACCAGTGCCAGTGCACTCATGGACGGCAAGTATGGTGTAGACAACGGCGCTGCCAACAATGGTAACGTATGGAGCTATGGCACCACCGGCGCCACCGACCGTGCCCTTGGCAGCCTCCGCAGCAATAGCCTTCTGCCTTCGTTTGGTGTGTGGTTTACCAACAATACCGGCGGCGTTATTACCGCACTGGACATTACTTACCGTGGCGAAATGTGGCGGGTAGGTCTTTCGGCCCGTACTGCTGCCGACCGGCTCGATTTTCAGTACAGTACCGATGCCACCAGCCTTACTACCGGTACCTGGATTGATGTGAACAGCCTCGACTTTCAGTCGCCTGTACTCAACGCTACTCAGGGCCAGATTGATGGCAATGCCACCGGCAATTTTGGTACAGTTACGGCCACCATTACCGGTTTAAATATTCCAAATGGTACTTCTGTTTACCTCCGCTGGACAGATGCCGATATTGCATCCAGCGATGATGCACTTGCCATAGACGATGTGAGTGTAACGCCCACCGGTACCGCAGGTGTATTTTGCACCAACCCTACTGCTGCACCAACCAATCTGGTGCTTACGCCGGCCAGCACTGCCATTTCAGGTTCATTTACCGCCAGCGCCAGTGCAGATGGTTATGTAGTGTTTCGCAGCACTAGCAGCAGCCTAGGCTTTACGCCATTCGATGGCATTAACTATGCCGTAGGCACATCTGTAGGCAATGGTGTAGTGGTGTACAACGGCACTGCTACTTCGTTTTCTTCCACCGGACTTACGGCTGGAACCCAGTACTACTTCTTTGTATTTAGCCTCAATGGTTATGCCTGTAGCAATGGCCCGCTGTATTTCGCTACTTCGCTCAACGGCAACAGCACCACCACAACCGGCGGCACTACCGATTGGCCCACCGGCTACTATGATGGTGCCATTGGCCTGAGCTGTGCGCCTTTGAAAACGGCATTGAAAACAGCCATTACCACCGGCAATACTCCCAAAACCTATACCGACCTGTGGGCCCAATACCTCATCAGCGATGTGAAGCCCCGTGAAGTGGGAACCGGTTCTGCTAACGTTATATGGGACATCTACAGCGATAACCCCACCGGAACTGACCCCTACAACTTTACTCCTGGCACAGTAGCCAGCGGTGGCCAGCAAGACAATGGTACCGGCGGCGCTGTTGAAGGCGACAAGTACAACCGTGAACACACAGTTCCGGTCGACTGGTTTGATGGCAATACAAACAACTCTGGCCCTGCTACCGACTACCTGCACATTATGCCTACCGATAAATTGGTCAACAACCAGCGCAGCAGTTACATCTATGGTGAAGTAACCAACCCCAGCTGGACCAGCCTCAACGGCAGCAAACTTGGCCCCAATGCATTTGCAGGTCTTACGGGTACAGCTTTTGAACCCATCAACGAATACAAAGGCGATGTAGCCCGTGCTTTCTTGTATTTCGTTACCCGTTATC
The Phnomibacter ginsenosidimutans genome window above contains:
- a CDS encoding endonuclease, translating into MKRLLPLLMLLVSAGALAQVSITSLGTAYTQDFNTLDNSATTASALALPTGWLLQETQGTSASALMDGKYGVDNGAANNGNVWSYGTTGATDRALGSLRSNSLLPSFGVWFTNNTGGVITALDITYRGEMWRVGLSARTAADRLDFQYSTDATSLTTGTWIDVNSLDFQSPVLNATQGQIDGNATGNFGTVTATITGLNIPNGTSVYLRWTDADIASSDDALAIDDVSVTPTGTAGVFCTNPTAAPTNLVLTPASTAISGSFTASASADGYVVFRSTSSSLGFTPFDGINYAVGTSVGNGVVVYNGTATSFSSTGLTAGTQYYFFVFSLNGYACSNGPLYFATSLNGNSTTTTGGTTDWPTGYYDGAIGLSCAPLKTALKTAITTGNTPKTYTDLWAQYLISDVKPREVGTGSANVIWDIYSDNPTGTDPYNFTPGTVASGGQQDNGTGGAVEGDKYNREHTVPVDWFDGNTNNSGPATDYLHIMPTDKLVNNQRSSYIYGEVTNPSWTSLNGSKLGPNAFAGLTGTAFEPINEYKGDVARAFLYFVTRYQDNMTTFTGGAFGTQAFDNTTFPSVDIDYLRLMIKWHNQDPVSQKERDRNNAAYTFQGNRNPYIDHPEYVEMVWNSTCAGLGTLPVTLEWFKGQLKGTDVQLQWQSNNEANFSRYDIQRSVNGTDYVTVGTVNGRNVRSYNYSDDVSKLGGRRLYYRLKMIDKDGSSKLSSVFTIHLQANVRFQVYPNPASSNITVELGSSLFSGSLIVTDMTGRNVYSRQLSNQRGQVAVSVQQLPAGRYLVQLKADNGTVSSQSFNVAR
- a CDS encoding DUF4286 family protein, translating into MLIYNVTTKVTWAIHQDWLQWMQQVHIPEVMATGCFNRFQMVRLLETEDEDGPTYAVQYHADSHQQYDTYIEVHAPALRQSSMEKWGNQFISFRSLMEIVA
- the pyrH gene encoding UMP kinase; amino-acid sequence: MAAKFKRVLLKLSGESLMGDNAFGLDPKVLAQYAAEIKSIVAEGVEVAIVIGGGNIYRGMNEADTGIERAQGDYMGMLATVINGMAIQSAMEKAGVYTRLQSAIKMESVAEPYIRRRAMRHLEKGRVVIFGAGTGNPYFTTDTAGSLRAIEIKAEVILKGTRVDGIYTADPEKDPTATKYEQISYQECISKNLKVMDMTAFTLCMENNLPIIVFDMNTPGNLKKVVMGEQVGTLVSK
- a CDS encoding retropepsin-like aspartic protease, coding for MIADTTLERSLLQRLLTAILGLCCSLLLQGQPATAPAKLLTIFRFEQMTGGVVILKAGLDNHQDSLNFILDTGSGGISLDTATCVRLGLAMTPSDKTIKGIAGIKQVSFAYNHTLHLPGLSVPHLNFHINDYELLTGVYMGCALMALSGTACYPAIS
- a CDS encoding PDZ domain-containing protein — its product is MLDYDTHLMKIYSQGSIKYPEKGFLLKPTIAGLPIQPAEVFDKTKLRSRFYFDTGAGLNLLFSSAYVKDSSLIPADRKRYATIAEGLGGKREMEMTVLKKFRLGPHVFRNVPVYVFEDIYNVTAYPQLGGLIGNDILRRFNVIFNYEKGEFHLLPNSHFHDAFDYSYTGLGIFQQNNLILVSDVIPGSPAAKAGLAENDIVVAVENNLSNNLQTYKQILMQSGKRVRLVLARNNEVFETTLHIHSIRKKMSGTKGVLSK
- a CDS encoding HU family DNA-binding protein, translating into MNKADLIAKIAEDAGIAKTQASAALDSFVEAITKTLKKGDKVTLVGFGTFSVSKRAARTGRNPQTGETIKIKAKKVARFKPGKELSEKI
- the mqnC gene encoding cyclic dehypoxanthinyl futalosine synthase, with translation MFDLPTLYDKALRSEFLTIEEGMFLFEHAPLAELMAVADTLRRQKVPHGKVTWQIDRNVNTTNVCIANCKFCNFYRIPGHAEAYITDMDTYRKKIAETIQWGGDQLLLQGGHHPELGLKYYVDTFRDIKAEFPDIRLHALGPPEVAHITKLEKSTHAEVLKALQDAGMDSLPGAGAEILVDRVRRLISKGKCGAQEWLDVMHEAHKLNMATSGTMMFGHVETLRERFEHLEKLREVQSRKPEGSYGFTAFIPWTFQDVDTLLTRIRGVHNLTTSEEYVRMIAISRIFLPNITNIQASWLTVGKAVAQMSLHAGANDFGSIMLEENVVSAAGAPHRFTYKSIQEAIAEAGFEPQLRNQLYQWRELPAVIEEQVITY
- a CDS encoding 30S ribosomal protein THX; translation: MGRGDKKTKKGKIFKGSFGKSRLARPTQNKSVAVLKKAEA